The Candidatus Phaeomarinobacter ectocarpi genome includes a region encoding these proteins:
- a CDS encoding glutathione S-transferase family protein, translating to MLTLFHNAVSTCSQKVRWMLSEKQMEFASREIDLLAGEQHADWYTKIHPDHVVPALLDDETVILESSLIMMYLDQIGGGEPLVPDDPLEAHRMRSWTHLIDHKIHAEAAVITFALGPRHLVNAQPAETREAAISRIVDPIARAQRRSVLEHGVEAPEFKTAIERFIKMLDEMETRLQHAQWLAGAAPTIADGAVLPYVLRLEHLSLDNMIAAYPGVTAWLARMKQRPSFASAVEQWIPDEVIAFLRQMAPGDQDALQQLLHDIETTKKDAS from the coding sequence ATGCTGACCCTGTTTCACAATGCTGTCTCCACCTGCTCCCAGAAGGTGCGGTGGATGCTTTCTGAAAAGCAGATGGAATTCGCGTCGCGGGAAATCGACCTTCTGGCCGGGGAGCAACACGCGGATTGGTACACCAAGATCCATCCCGATCACGTGGTGCCCGCCCTTCTCGACGATGAAACGGTCATTCTCGAGTCGTCCCTGATCATGATGTATCTGGATCAGATCGGTGGCGGCGAACCGCTTGTCCCCGATGATCCTCTTGAAGCGCATCGAATGCGGTCATGGACACATCTGATTGATCACAAGATCCACGCAGAAGCAGCCGTCATCACGTTCGCGCTCGGCCCCCGGCACCTCGTAAACGCACAGCCCGCTGAAACACGCGAGGCAGCCATTTCCCGCATCGTCGATCCAATTGCCCGCGCACAGCGGCGGAGTGTTCTTGAGCACGGCGTAGAGGCCCCCGAATTCAAAACTGCGATCGAGCGCTTCATCAAGATGCTGGATGAAATGGAAACGCGGCTCCAACACGCCCAGTGGCTTGCAGGAGCGGCACCAACAATCGCCGATGGCGCAGTCCTGCCCTATGTGCTGCGGCTGGAGCATCTTAGCTTGGACAACATGATCGCAGCCTATCCCGGTGTCACCGCATGGCTTGCACGCATGAAGCAACGCCCAAGTTTTGCAAGCGCCGTTGAGCAATGGATCCCTGACGAGGTCATCGCCTTCCTGAGGCAGATGGCCCCTGGCGACCAAGACGCACTCCAGCAACTTCTCCATGACATTGAGACCACAAAGAAGGACGCATCCTGA
- a CDS encoding TetR/AcrR family transcriptional regulator produces the protein MVRDDSKSENAASAKSGGTARSKKREETSARIVHAARQSFAKRGFHGTSTRDIASVAGTNQGLITYHFGTKDVLWRAAADNLFEEIGERLFDRLTQPQSADERENARESIREFVRFSAEYPEFFWLMVDEGKNADERLDWLISTHLRPRFEALSDYMLNALGYAEEDLPHVYYTLAGAASLIFAVAPECRQLTGIDPLKKETVERHADFVARLIIT, from the coding sequence ATGGTTCGTGATGATTCAAAATCTGAAAACGCCGCATCGGCAAAGTCCGGCGGCACCGCGCGCTCCAAAAAGCGTGAAGAAACATCCGCCCGCATTGTGCATGCAGCGCGGCAATCCTTTGCCAAGCGTGGATTTCATGGCACCAGCACCCGTGACATCGCCAGCGTGGCAGGCACCAATCAGGGATTGATCACCTACCACTTTGGCACCAAGGACGTGCTATGGCGCGCTGCTGCGGACAATCTGTTTGAAGAAATTGGCGAACGCCTGTTTGACCGCCTCACCCAGCCGCAATCAGCTGACGAGCGGGAGAACGCACGCGAGTCCATAAGAGAGTTCGTCCGCTTCTCTGCAGAATATCCTGAGTTCTTCTGGCTCATGGTGGATGAGGGCAAGAACGCGGATGAGCGGCTCGACTGGCTGATCTCGACCCATCTGCGCCCACGCTTTGAGGCCCTGTCAGACTACATGCTCAATGCACTTGGCTACGCCGAAGAAGACTTGCCCCACGTCTACTACACACTCGCTGGCGCCGCGTCCCTGATCTTTGCGGTTGCGCCTGAGTGCCGGCAACTCACCGGAATCGACCCCCTGAAAAAAGAGACTGTTGAACGCCACGCGGATTTTGTCGCGCGGCTCATCATCACGTGA
- a CDS encoding FAD-dependent monooxygenase has translation MKTIETDVLIVGAGPAGLTAASLLARSGVDALTLTKYGTANAPRAHITNQRAVEVFRDLGIEEEAQANALPHLLMGKQVYATTFAGRELSRMMTWGTGDDRIGDYRAASPSEMCNIAQNTLEPILLRRAQELGADIRQDHEVRSIKDMGDFVEAHVVPRDGSPEFKVRARYAIGCDGSRTVVGTDGGFEFEGVMGLRDAVTVWIDADLSRYTAHRSGALFVTLTPGSTGTMGVWTCVKPWTEWSTILLRAEGDPHDLGEETIRESIRASIGDDSVEFSIRKASSWQFNHMVASNYQRGRLFIAGDAAHRHPPANGLGSNTSIQDSYNLAWKLALVVKGHASEDLLRTYTVERQPVGRRIIDRAIQSVMEMVEWINIFDFGPQTSWDEANQKIDEIFGPDGGPERQKIFEALKLQNGQFNAHGVELGQSYQSDAVVGDGSSVKPSDRDADQFHVPTTVPGNPVPHAWLTVGDKDTSTLDLCKYDQFTLIVGADGGKWMDAVESVASELGVKMEAVQVSLGLPINDVYGDWTERREVSDDGCVLVRPDRIVAWRSMDMSSDPEAALRDVMSKVLGSGKTATSADSIESKEPAAVA, from the coding sequence ATGAAAACCATAGAAACTGACGTTCTCATCGTTGGCGCCGGCCCCGCAGGTCTTACAGCTGCAAGTCTGCTTGCCCGCTCAGGCGTTGATGCGCTGACGCTGACCAAATACGGCACTGCTAACGCGCCCCGTGCACACATCACCAACCAACGCGCCGTCGAGGTTTTCAGAGACCTCGGCATCGAGGAGGAAGCGCAGGCAAATGCCCTGCCCCACCTCCTCATGGGCAAGCAGGTATACGCAACGACATTCGCCGGCCGCGAACTGTCCCGGATGATGACCTGGGGCACGGGCGATGACCGGATCGGTGACTATCGGGCTGCCAGTCCGTCGGAGATGTGCAACATCGCGCAGAACACACTGGAACCCATCCTGCTCCGCCGCGCGCAAGAGTTGGGCGCGGACATCCGGCAAGACCATGAAGTCCGCTCAATCAAGGACATGGGCGACTTTGTGGAAGCCCATGTCGTGCCCAGAGACGGATCACCGGAATTCAAGGTCAGGGCGCGCTACGCTATCGGTTGCGACGGATCGCGCACGGTCGTGGGCACTGACGGCGGATTTGAGTTTGAAGGTGTAATGGGTCTCCGCGATGCCGTGACAGTCTGGATCGATGCCGATCTGAGCCGCTATACGGCTCACCGCTCCGGCGCGTTGTTTGTCACCCTCACGCCGGGAAGCACCGGCACCATGGGCGTTTGGACCTGCGTCAAACCGTGGACCGAGTGGAGCACCATTTTGTTGCGCGCCGAAGGGGACCCGCACGACCTCGGTGAAGAAACGATCAGGGAGAGTATCCGCGCATCCATTGGCGACGACAGTGTCGAGTTTTCAATCCGCAAGGCCAGCTCCTGGCAGTTCAACCATATGGTTGCGTCCAACTATCAGCGTGGCCGTCTCTTCATCGCCGGGGACGCAGCGCACCGCCATCCTCCTGCAAACGGGCTGGGCAGCAACACATCCATTCAGGACAGTTACAACCTGGCCTGGAAACTCGCTTTGGTGGTTAAGGGTCATGCAAGCGAAGACCTGCTGCGCACCTACACGGTAGAGCGGCAACCGGTGGGCCGGCGGATCATCGACCGGGCCATCCAGAGCGTCATGGAGATGGTCGAATGGATCAACATTTTTGACTTTGGGCCGCAGACAAGCTGGGACGAGGCAAACCAGAAAATTGATGAGATTTTTGGCCCCGATGGAGGCCCCGAACGGCAGAAGATTTTTGAGGCTCTGAAGTTGCAGAACGGACAGTTCAATGCCCATGGCGTTGAACTGGGCCAGAGCTATCAATCCGACGCTGTGGTCGGTGACGGATCAAGCGTCAAGCCGTCTGACCGGGACGCAGACCAGTTTCATGTGCCGACAACAGTACCCGGAAACCCGGTTCCCCATGCATGGCTGACGGTGGGTGACAAAGACACGTCAACGCTTGATCTGTGCAAATACGATCAGTTCACCCTCATAGTGGGGGCCGACGGCGGCAAATGGATGGACGCCGTGGAAAGCGTGGCGTCTGAGCTGGGCGTAAAGATGGAAGCCGTCCAAGTATCTCTCGGCCTGCCCATCAATGATGTGTACGGAGACTGGACCGAGAGGCGCGAAGTCAGTGACGATGGATGCGTTCTGGTCCGTCCCGACCGCATCGTAGCCTGGCGATCCATGGACATGAGCAGCGACCCGGAGGCCGCGCTGCGTGACGTGATGTCGAAGGTCCTTGGCTCAGGCAAGACCGCCACGTCAGCGGATTCAATCGAGAGCAAGGAACCCGCCGCAGTCGCTTAG
- a CDS encoding efflux RND transporter permease subunit yields the protein MWSNLFYRNPRLTALTLGLIIIAGWLAFSSLGRQEDPALTRRFATVITFMPGADALRMESLISQPIEERLREVPEIKEVNSDSRAGTSLVRIELHDYVMVPDQIWSKARNKLTEAEAVLPPAASKPDLQDRSSTAVTIVVGLVWDQEGPPQVDILTRLADDLEDRLLNIPGTRETDLHGEAEEEVLVTLDAVAVSSLNLSVAEISRAITLADAKVSAGQIRNSVNDLSIEVTGELQSITQIADLPIKQRPDGQIVRLRDIATVTKGVRDPPRSLALVRGERGVMVSAEMEAGGRVDVWSIRAADILEDFEADLPRGIKQVIVFDQNVYTSARLIELGSNMLLGAAIVMGVLLITLGWKSALLVGAALPLSVLMVFIGYNLIGMPLHQTSMVGIIVSLGLLIDNAIVVVDDFNAARKNGASPGEAISETISHLFVPLFASTLTTCLAFAPIFLAPGGAGEFVGPLAIGVIMALSSSFFLAMTVIPAIAGFVSNDNDADTRREQVWWKDGYVNRELADLYRRSIRLILRRPIIGVAVAMVLPIVGFTMAGSLENQFFPANDRDMFQVQVFLPAQTSLAETRVEVEKIRERLNSHESVVDSYWVIGDPAPRVFYTMTNSSEGLASYAGAFVRTVSGDATLKYLPQIQNDLRNTFPNATILAVPFEQGPPADAPLEVRVVGPDLDVLREEGEKLRAIMHRTSGVTYTIAKLAGGQPKLSVIANEDEAKNAGLQAVDIARSLDASFEGSVGGSVVEATEELPVRVRVGDGGRGEISDIRSEYILPTIRGPLTNNGMPGVPLTAIAEIGLVPELAGITRRNGERTNTIQGFLVPFELPAENLAEFRQHMADANYEPPRGYRFEFGGDAENQSEALGSFAAFAGPLLVLMAASIILSFNSFRYAGIVFAVAFLSVGLALFGVWLFGNPLGFVAIVGTMGLVGLAINGAIIVLSALRADDGAKEGDLQAAEDVVINASRHIISTTLTTVGGFLPLILFGGRFWQPMATGIAGGVGGSAILALYFTPALFIWIARREARRAEEQRLKGRIAPAE from the coding sequence ATGTGGTCGAACCTGTTTTATCGAAATCCGCGTCTGACAGCCCTGACACTGGGCCTGATCATCATTGCGGGTTGGCTGGCGTTTTCCAGTCTGGGTCGCCAGGAAGACCCGGCACTGACCCGGCGCTTTGCCACGGTGATTACCTTCATGCCCGGTGCTGACGCACTGCGGATGGAGAGCCTGATTTCGCAGCCCATTGAAGAGCGTCTGCGCGAAGTTCCTGAGATCAAGGAAGTGAATTCTGACTCGCGGGCGGGCACGTCCCTCGTTCGTATCGAGCTGCATGACTATGTGATGGTGCCTGACCAGATCTGGTCCAAGGCGCGCAACAAACTCACCGAAGCCGAAGCGGTGCTGCCGCCTGCGGCTTCCAAGCCCGACCTTCAGGATCGCTCATCAACCGCCGTCACCATCGTGGTCGGTCTGGTGTGGGATCAAGAAGGACCGCCCCAGGTTGATATTCTGACCCGCCTTGCGGATGACCTTGAAGACCGCCTGCTGAACATTCCCGGCACCCGCGAAACGGACCTGCATGGCGAGGCCGAAGAAGAAGTGCTCGTGACCCTTGATGCGGTGGCGGTGTCGTCGCTCAATCTCAGCGTCGCGGAAATTTCGCGGGCCATCACGCTGGCAGACGCCAAGGTGTCCGCCGGTCAAATCCGCAACTCGGTCAATGATCTGTCCATTGAGGTGACAGGCGAATTGCAGAGCATCACGCAGATTGCCGATCTGCCGATCAAGCAACGCCCTGACGGCCAGATTGTTCGCCTGCGCGACATCGCGACCGTCACCAAGGGTGTGCGTGACCCGCCGCGCAGCTTGGCACTGGTGCGCGGTGAACGCGGCGTCATGGTCTCGGCCGAGATGGAAGCGGGTGGACGTGTGGACGTGTGGTCCATTCGCGCCGCAGACATCCTTGAGGACTTCGAGGCAGACCTGCCGCGCGGCATCAAGCAGGTCATTGTGTTTGACCAGAATGTCTATACGTCGGCGCGCCTTATTGAGCTTGGCTCCAACATGCTGCTGGGTGCAGCCATCGTCATGGGCGTGTTGCTGATTACCCTGGGTTGGAAATCGGCGCTGCTTGTTGGCGCAGCCCTGCCCCTATCCGTGCTGATGGTGTTCATCGGTTACAACCTCATCGGCATGCCGCTGCACCAGACATCCATGGTGGGCATCATCGTGTCGCTGGGCCTGTTGATCGACAACGCCATTGTGGTGGTCGATGACTTCAATGCCGCGCGCAAAAACGGCGCGAGTCCCGGCGAAGCCATATCGGAAACAATCTCGCATCTGTTTGTGCCGTTGTTCGCGTCGACGCTGACCACCTGTCTGGCTTTCGCGCCGATCTTCCTGGCGCCGGGCGGAGCAGGAGAGTTCGTGGGGCCGCTGGCCATCGGCGTGATCATGGCACTGAGCAGCTCGTTCTTCCTCGCCATGACCGTCATTCCGGCGATCGCCGGGTTCGTGTCCAACGACAATGACGCCGACACCCGCCGCGAGCAGGTGTGGTGGAAAGACGGCTACGTCAACCGCGAGCTGGCTGACCTCTATCGCAGGAGCATCCGACTCATTCTGCGGCGGCCGATCATCGGTGTCGCGGTTGCGATGGTGTTGCCAATTGTGGGCTTCACCATGGCCGGGTCGCTGGAAAACCAGTTCTTCCCGGCCAATGACCGCGACATGTTTCAGGTGCAGGTGTTCCTGCCGGCGCAGACATCCCTCGCGGAGACGCGTGTGGAAGTCGAGAAGATCCGCGAGCGGCTCAACAGCCATGAGTCCGTCGTCGACAGCTACTGGGTGATTGGCGATCCCGCGCCGCGCGTCTTCTACACCATGACCAATTCATCCGAAGGGCTGGCGTCCTATGCGGGTGCCTTTGTGCGCACGGTCTCGGGAGATGCCACGCTGAAATATCTGCCGCAGATCCAGAACGACCTGCGCAATACGTTCCCGAACGCCACCATCCTGGCTGTCCCGTTCGAGCAGGGGCCACCGGCCGACGCGCCGCTTGAAGTGCGCGTTGTTGGTCCGGATCTGGACGTGCTGCGGGAGGAGGGCGAAAAGCTGCGCGCCATCATGCACCGCACGTCCGGCGTCACCTACACGATTGCCAAGCTGGCTGGCGGCCAGCCGAAGCTAAGCGTCATTGCCAATGAGGACGAGGCCAAGAATGCGGGTCTGCAGGCGGTTGATATTGCCCGCTCGCTCGATGCGTCCTTTGAAGGGTCTGTTGGCGGCTCCGTTGTGGAGGCGACAGAAGAGCTGCCCGTGCGGGTGCGCGTGGGTGATGGGGGTCGCGGTGAGATCAGCGACATTCGCTCCGAGTACATTCTGCCGACCATTCGAGGCCCGCTGACGAATAACGGCATGCCCGGCGTGCCGCTGACGGCGATTGCGGAAATCGGACTTGTTCCCGAGCTTGCGGGTATCACCCGGCGCAATGGCGAGCGCACCAACACCATTCAGGGGTTCCTGGTGCCGTTTGAACTGCCGGCTGAAAATCTCGCCGAGTTCCGTCAGCACATGGCAGACGCAAACTACGAGCCGCCGCGCGGCTACCGGTTTGAGTTTGGTGGCGACGCGGAAAACCAGTCAGAGGCACTGGGCAGCTTTGCCGCCTTTGCCGGTCCGCTGCTGGTGTTGATGGCTGCGTCCATCATCCTGTCGTTCAACTCGTTCCGCTATGCGGGCATCGTCTTTGCGGTGGCTTTCCTGTCCGTCGGTCTGGCGCTGTTCGGTGTCTGGCTGTTCGGCAATCCGCTCGGCTTCGTTGCCATCGTCGGCACCATGGGTCTGGTGGGCCTTGCCATCAACGGGGCCATCATCGTGCTCTCGGCACTCAGGGCCGATGACGGGGCCAAGGAGGGCGATCTGCAGGCGGCGGAAGACGTTGTGATCAATGCCAGCCGCCACATCATCTCCACGACCCTGACAACGGTCGGCGGTTTCCTGCCGCTGATCCTGTTCGGCGGTCGCTTCTGGCAGCCCATGGCCACCGGCATTGCCGGTGGTGTGGGCGGCTCAGCCATCCTGGCGCTGTACTTCACCCCAGCCCTGTTCATCTGGATCGCCCGGCGCGAAGCAAGGCGGGCAGAAGAACAGCGGCTCAAGGGGCGCATTGCGCCTGCGGAGTAG
- a CDS encoding efflux RND transporter periplasmic adaptor subunit encodes MNRRLLLGIAVLLVAGATVFFFSGAPDAISQSIDRDRLMPVVTAKVEMTDTYDVQARYAGRINASRSSNLGFERPGLLASVTVDEGAVVKAGDVLASLDIRSLEAQLAQARAQEREASARLSLSKVTVERQKKLLERKNVSQQRYDEARFEGQAIAAQLAGARASITSLEVAIELASIRAPYDGHVVARMVDEGTVVNAGQPIFRLLESASLEAHIGIPPDALIGLDDGKIHQIEVRGQLYPAALSNVVSEVDAETRTVNAIFVVEAPFSQVRAGELARVTLTQTMTEPGFWVPLAALTEGRRGLWALFVVAPDTATGDAAAQAPKNAGIVERRTVQLLHTEADRAFVRGTLKNGEAYVVEGSHRLAPGQRVRIVEPPAGNSTAQVSQSSVQ; translated from the coding sequence GTGAACAGACGTCTTTTGTTGGGCATCGCCGTTTTGTTGGTAGCGGGCGCCACGGTTTTCTTCTTCAGCGGCGCGCCGGATGCGATCAGCCAGAGCATCGACCGGGACCGGTTGATGCCGGTAGTCACTGCCAAAGTCGAGATGACCGACACCTATGATGTGCAGGCCCGCTATGCCGGACGCATCAATGCCAGCCGCTCCAGCAATCTTGGGTTTGAACGTCCGGGTCTTCTTGCCTCTGTCACTGTTGATGAAGGGGCCGTGGTGAAGGCGGGTGATGTTCTTGCCTCCCTCGACATCCGCAGCCTTGAAGCGCAACTGGCACAGGCCCGCGCGCAGGAACGTGAAGCCAGCGCGCGACTGTCCCTGTCCAAGGTAACCGTTGAGCGGCAGAAGAAGCTGCTTGAGCGCAAAAACGTCTCCCAGCAGCGCTACGACGAAGCGCGCTTTGAGGGGCAGGCCATTGCGGCGCAGCTTGCCGGTGCCCGCGCCAGCATCACGTCGCTTGAAGTAGCCATCGAGCTTGCATCCATCCGCGCGCCCTATGACGGTCATGTGGTCGCGCGCATGGTGGATGAGGGCACGGTGGTGAATGCCGGACAGCCGATCTTCCGCCTGCTGGAAAGCGCCAGCCTTGAAGCGCATATCGGCATTCCGCCGGACGCTTTGATTGGACTGGATGACGGCAAAATCCATCAGATTGAAGTGCGCGGTCAGCTTTACCCCGCAGCCCTGTCCAACGTCGTGTCCGAGGTTGATGCCGAGACGCGCACGGTCAACGCCATCTTCGTTGTTGAAGCGCCGTTTTCTCAGGTGCGTGCCGGTGAACTTGCCCGTGTGACACTCACGCAGACAATGACCGAACCAGGGTTCTGGGTGCCGCTTGCAGCGCTCACCGAAGGGCGGCGCGGACTGTGGGCGCTGTTCGTTGTGGCACCTGACACAGCCACAGGCGATGCGGCAGCTCAGGCACCCAAGAACGCCGGGATCGTTGAACGCCGCACGGTGCAGCTGCTCCATACGGAAGCAGACCGGGCCTTTGTGCGCGGCACACTCAAGAATGGCGAAGCCTATGTTGTGGAAGGATCGCACCGTCTGGCGCCGGGTCAGCGTGTGCGGATCGTCGAGCCACCGGCGGGCAACAGCACTGCCCAAGTCAGTCAATCCAGCGTCCAGTAG
- a CDS encoding winged helix-turn-helix transcriptional regulator, which translates to MRRTSFANSDCTLAGSLEIIGEWWTMLIIREALTGYRRFEDFRERLGIARNILTRRLRHLEANGILERVQYQDRPPRYEYVLTQKGKELGIALMALAQWGNKWKTAGDTPAPIRFNSAETGAPLEVRIIDTATDQPIYYKSVVVTPPDGITRHPGKDSE; encoded by the coding sequence GTGCGCCGGACCAGTTTTGCCAACTCTGATTGCACACTTGCCGGGTCGCTGGAGATCATCGGCGAATGGTGGACAATGCTGATTATCCGTGAGGCCCTGACCGGTTACCGGCGGTTTGAGGACTTTCGGGAGCGCCTCGGCATCGCCCGCAATATTCTGACGCGCCGCCTCCGCCATCTGGAAGCCAATGGCATTCTGGAACGTGTCCAGTACCAGGACCGTCCGCCACGCTATGAGTATGTGCTGACCCAGAAGGGCAAGGAACTGGGCATCGCCCTGATGGCGCTGGCCCAATGGGGCAACAAATGGAAGACGGCCGGCGACACCCCCGCCCCCATCCGCTTCAACAGCGCCGAAACCGGGGCCCCGTTGGAAGTGCGCATCATCGATACGGCCACTGACCAGCCGATTTACTATAAATCCGTGGTGGTCACCCCGCCCGACGGCATCACCCGGCACCCGGGCAAAGACAGCGAGTAA
- a CDS encoding PAS domain-containing protein has translation MTKTRAARDLLAYWYRLSAGRQAPRRDEIEPRDIKRHLPEMFILELERPGVFTFRLAGTALCANYGFELRNEEFSSLWHGESRVTVTSLLERVVGNAEPVLVEFAAESMRERNVRFELLLLPLAASNGRLSRVLGCVAPLEDPFWLGTDPIVRQWTETIEVLDAEEGETIPMTERVELDVEDNPHAPPAIAFREVRPYLRLVKTDN, from the coding sequence ATGACCAAAACGCGAGCCGCACGAGACCTCCTTGCTTACTGGTACCGGTTGTCTGCCGGCCGACAGGCCCCGCGCCGCGACGAGATTGAACCGCGCGACATCAAACGGCATTTGCCCGAGATGTTCATTCTGGAACTCGAACGGCCCGGCGTCTTCACCTTCCGCCTGGCAGGCACGGCGCTGTGCGCCAATTATGGCTTTGAACTGCGCAACGAAGAGTTTTCGTCCCTCTGGCACGGCGAAAGCCGCGTTACGGTGACAAGCCTGCTGGAGCGCGTTGTCGGCAACGCTGAACCTGTGCTGGTTGAGTTTGCTGCTGAGAGCATGCGCGAACGCAATGTGCGCTTTGAACTTCTGCTTCTGCCGCTTGCCGCATCAAACGGCCGCCTCTCCCGCGTCCTGGGCTGCGTCGCCCCGCTGGAAGATCCCTTCTGGCTCGGCACTGACCCGATCGTGCGTCAGTGGACTGAAACCATCGAAGTGCTGGATGCCGAAGAAGGCGAGACCATTCCCATGACGGAACGTGTCGAGCTGGACGTGGAAGATAATCCCCACGCACCACCCGCCATCGCGTTTCGCGAAGTGCGCCCGTACCTGCGGCTGGTCAAGACAGACAATTAG
- a CDS encoding pentapeptide repeat-containing protein gives MGDQKAKTSGTRGRIRTRSPLGPGVGLKAAPANAMPSSVVATQEGPDERSLRIALARHRNFITGRKGGQRLVLSFQCIEHMDFRGADLREAEFVGVSGDGAQFDGADLTGANFFSAEFTGASFRGANLMRADLRGGTFARADFEGSNLEGADIRDGMIMARDGGGNLAYFNGIDASADMSGATLREVNFEGARVVRAQLSGTDLTDANFTNAKLRKTQLCDSNLSGVIFTGCDLTDADLSGCCLRGATLVGGVLDGTNLQGADLTASQVTRSELTHADVTGAIIPQKRTADGETIEDMIQDHGLWVASLGQHGRQLKARGIDATGLEAARAKLPAADMRDTVLADANLSHVNLTMSDLEGAHLRKARMAFADLRGAKLSGIKANGVVMMNADLSPMPIGGLGGKKWPVRAHGAVLSGGDLRKTNMRGIDLTGGSLFKTDLRDADLTGAILVDVDLRGADLRGATLSGVDLRGAKGADELRVQLIDFDDELVMPAAS, from the coding sequence ATGGGCGATCAAAAAGCAAAAACATCAGGCACGCGCGGGCGCATTCGGACGCGGTCGCCGCTTGGTCCTGGCGTAGGTCTCAAAGCCGCACCGGCGAACGCCATGCCGTCAAGCGTGGTGGCAACGCAGGAAGGCCCGGACGAACGCAGTCTGCGCATTGCATTGGCGCGTCACCGGAACTTCATCACCGGGCGCAAAGGTGGTCAGCGGCTGGTCCTGTCATTTCAATGCATTGAGCATATGGATTTCCGCGGTGCTGATTTGCGGGAAGCGGAATTTGTCGGTGTGAGCGGTGACGGCGCCCAGTTTGATGGCGCAGATCTGACGGGCGCCAATTTTTTCAGTGCCGAATTCACCGGTGCGTCTTTTCGCGGCGCCAATCTCATGCGCGCTGATCTTCGCGGCGGGACATTTGCCCGCGCGGATTTTGAGGGCAGCAATCTTGAAGGCGCCGACATTCGTGACGGCATGATCATGGCGCGGGATGGCGGCGGCAATCTTGCCTACTTCAATGGCATTGATGCCAGTGCTGATATGTCAGGCGCGACCCTGCGGGAAGTGAACTTTGAAGGCGCACGTGTTGTTCGCGCGCAGTTGAGCGGCACGGACCTGACGGACGCAAATTTCACCAATGCCAAGCTGCGCAAGACGCAACTGTGCGATTCAAATCTCTCAGGTGTGATCTTTACCGGTTGCGACCTGACTGATGCTGACCTGTCGGGCTGCTGCCTGCGTGGTGCAACGCTTGTGGGTGGCGTGCTGGACGGAACGAACCTTCAGGGTGCTGATCTTACAGCCTCTCAGGTTACCCGCAGTGAGTTGACCCATGCAGATGTGACCGGTGCCATCATCCCTCAAAAACGCACCGCCGACGGCGAAACCATCGAAGACATGATCCAGGACCATGGATTGTGGGTGGCAAGTCTTGGTCAGCATGGCCGCCAGCTCAAGGCGCGCGGCATTGATGCGACCGGCCTTGAAGCGGCGCGGGCAAAACTGCCGGCTGCCGACATGCGCGACACGGTCCTGGCGGATGCCAACCTGTCTCACGTGAACCTCACCATGAGCGACCTTGAAGGCGCGCATCTCAGAAAGGCCCGCATGGCTTTTGCTGATCTGCGTGGTGCAAAGCTCTCCGGCATCAAGGCCAATGGTGTTGTGATGATGAATGCTGATCTTTCGCCCATGCCCATCGGTGGCCTTGGCGGCAAGAAGTGGCCGGTGCGGGCCCATGGCGCGGTCCTATCGGGCGGCGACCTTCGCAAGACAAACATGCGCGGCATTGATCTCACCGGCGGGTCCCTTTTCAAGACCGATCTGCGGGACGCAGACCTGACCGGTGCCATTCTGGTGGATGTTGATTTGCGCGGCGCTGACCTGCGTGGAGCCACACTCAGTGGTGTGGACCTGCGAGGCGCCAAGGGTGCGGACGAACTTCGCGTTCAGCTCATCGACTTTGATGATGAACTGGTGATGCCCGCCGCGTCCTAG